The proteins below are encoded in one region of Candidatus Desulfatibia profunda:
- a CDS encoding 3-isopropylmalate dehydratase small subunit, giving the protein MKNFNGNVLFLDRSDINTDEIIPAKYLSEVSKEALKPHLLEDIRLDGFTPAGDLEGKSVVITRANFGCGSSREHAPWVLEVNGINLVIAESFARIFRQNMFNCGMMAVELPGPVIDRLFKDFAGRDTHVETDLEKNVFTFSADGRKEDISFAISDFDRALVAAGGWVDYADANY; this is encoded by the coding sequence GTGAAAAATTTCAATGGAAACGTACTTTTTCTGGATCGATCGGATATCAATACCGATGAAATCATTCCGGCCAAATACCTTTCAGAAGTATCCAAGGAGGCGCTCAAGCCCCATCTGTTGGAAGATATCAGACTCGATGGGTTTACGCCCGCAGGGGATCTTGAAGGGAAAAGCGTTGTCATTACCAGGGCCAATTTCGGATGCGGGTCTTCCCGAGAGCATGCCCCCTGGGTTCTGGAGGTCAACGGCATCAACCTGGTCATTGCTGAAAGCTTTGCCAGAATTTTCAGGCAAAATATGTTCAATTGCGGCATGATGGCCGTGGAGCTGCCTGGACCCGTTATCGATCGTTTGTTTAAAGACTTTGCCGGCCGGGATACCCACGTAGAAACGGACCTTGAAAAAAACGTTTTTACATTTTCAGCCGATGGCCGCAAAGAGGATATTTCTTTTGCAATCTCCGACTTTGACCGTGCCCTGGTGGCGGCGGGCGGATGGGTGGATTATGCCGATGCAAACTACTAA
- a CDS encoding GNAT family N-acetyltransferase, translated as MPEFTYLVDPTPDQIEQIIGLYRMEGWWTIEPYDPDHVIRIVAGSHCFVIATIADEIVGMGRAISDGASDAYLQDITAKKGYRGQKIGSGIVKALVSRLAEDGIEWIGLIAERGSHNFYRQFGFKKMPDSVPMLKITT; from the coding sequence ATGCCAGAATTTACTTACTTGGTAGACCCGACCCCCGATCAGATCGAACAGATAATTGGTCTCTACCGAATGGAAGGGTGGTGGACAATAGAACCCTATGATCCTGACCATGTGATCAGGATCGTTGCGGGCAGCCACTGCTTTGTCATTGCAACGATTGCAGACGAAATCGTCGGCATGGGGCGGGCCATCAGCGACGGGGCCAGTGACGCCTACCTCCAGGATATTACTGCAAAAAAAGGATATCGGGGGCAGAAAATCGGCAGTGGCATCGTCAAGGCGCTGGTGTCACGTCTTGCCGAAGACGGTATAGAGTGGATCGGCCTGATTGCAGAGCGAGGTTCCCATAACTTTTACAGGCAATTCGGATTTAAAAAGATGCCCGATTCCGTGCCGATGCTGAAAATCACAACATGA
- the lepA gene encoding elongation factor 4, with amino-acid sequence MEHIRNFSIIAHIDHGKSTLADRLIQATHVVLDRDFKDQILDTMDIERERGITIKSQTICLPYTAKNNQTYMLNLIDTPGHVDFTYEVSRALASCEGALLLIDASQGVEAQTIANLYLALEQNLEIIPVINKIDLPSADIERIKQQIEEDLGLDPEAAILTSAKEGIGIEEVFEGIVNHLPPPAGDPEAPLKALIFDSHYDSYRGAIVHIRIFQGKVKPKDVITFMSNDAVHKVEEVGIFQINQIPQKQIAAGQVGYLIAGVKTVSDIRCGDTITLRDRPCDKPMPGFKEAKPVVFSSIYPVATDEYEELVAGLEKLKLNDASLIYEKDSSVALGFGFRCGFLGLLHLEVVQERLEREYNLSLIMTAPSVRYRCIMSNGSLLNVDNPALYPDPTKIERTLEPFIRASIITPSRYMGPIMKLCLDRRGTSVNYQYLTSDRLEMIFKLPLAEVIYDFYDKLKSITKGYGSFDYELVDYKETDLVKLDILVNGERVDAFSQLVHRDRAVERARRVCERLRDEIPRQMFKIAIQGAIGGNIIARKTISAFRKDVTAKCYGGDITRKRKLLEKQRKGKKRMKMVGQVMIPQSAFLSVLQTDTD; translated from the coding sequence ATGGAACACATACGTAACTTCAGCATTATTGCGCATATTGATCACGGCAAATCGACGCTCGCTGATCGTCTTATTCAGGCGACCCATGTTGTCCTGGATCGAGATTTTAAGGATCAGATTCTCGATACCATGGATATTGAGCGGGAACGCGGCATTACCATTAAAAGCCAGACGATCTGCCTGCCGTATACCGCCAAGAATAATCAAACCTACATGTTGAACCTCATCGACACCCCGGGACATGTGGACTTTACCTACGAAGTTTCCCGGGCCCTGGCTTCATGTGAAGGTGCGCTGCTTCTGATAGATGCCAGCCAGGGCGTGGAGGCCCAGACCATCGCAAACCTCTATCTTGCGCTGGAACAAAATCTTGAGATCATTCCAGTGATCAACAAGATAGACCTGCCGTCGGCGGATATTGAACGGATAAAACAGCAGATAGAAGAGGATTTGGGACTCGATCCGGAGGCGGCGATATTAACATCGGCGAAAGAAGGTATAGGGATTGAAGAGGTCTTTGAGGGGATTGTAAACCATCTGCCGCCGCCGGCCGGCGACCCCGAAGCACCACTGAAAGCGTTGATTTTTGACTCCCACTATGATTCCTATCGCGGCGCCATTGTTCACATACGCATCTTTCAAGGGAAAGTAAAACCCAAAGATGTTATTACCTTTATGTCCAATGACGCCGTTCACAAGGTCGAGGAAGTCGGTATATTTCAAATTAATCAGATTCCGCAAAAACAGATTGCAGCAGGCCAGGTCGGCTATTTGATTGCCGGTGTAAAGACGGTCAGCGACATTCGCTGCGGGGATACCATCACGTTAAGAGACCGGCCGTGCGATAAGCCCATGCCCGGTTTTAAAGAGGCCAAACCGGTGGTTTTTTCTTCGATCTATCCGGTGGCCACGGATGAATATGAAGAACTGGTGGCCGGCCTTGAAAAACTCAAGCTCAACGACGCTTCCCTGATCTATGAAAAAGATTCTTCAGTGGCTTTGGGTTTTGGTTTCCGCTGCGGCTTTCTAGGGCTCCTTCATCTTGAAGTCGTGCAGGAAAGGCTTGAGCGGGAGTACAACCTGTCTTTGATCATGACGGCGCCCTCTGTGCGCTATCGGTGTATTATGAGTAACGGTTCATTGTTAAACGTCGACAATCCGGCTTTATATCCGGATCCGACAAAGATTGAGCGCACACTGGAACCGTTTATCCGAGCTTCGATCATAACTCCCAGTCGCTACATGGGGCCGATCATGAAACTCTGCCTGGATCGTCGGGGCACGAGTGTCAACTATCAATATCTTACCAGCGATCGCCTGGAAATGATTTTTAAACTTCCCCTGGCCGAAGTTATTTACGATTTTTACGATAAGCTTAAATCAATTACCAAAGGATATGGTTCATTTGACTATGAACTGGTAGATTATAAAGAGACAGACCTCGTAAAGCTGGATATTCTGGTAAATGGAGAACGGGTGGATGCCTTCTCACAACTGGTCCATAGAGACAGGGCGGTCGAGCGGGCAAGACGCGTATGTGAAAGACTTAGAGATGAAATTCCCAGACAGATGTTTAAAATTGCCATTCAGGGAGCTATCGGCGGCAACATTATTGCCCGTAAGACCATCTCGGCCTTTAGAAAGGATGTCACTGCAAAATGTTATGGCGGTGATATCACGCGGAAACGCAAGCTTTTGGAAAAGCAGAGAAAAGGAAAAAAGCGCATGAAAATGGTCGGCCAGGTCATGATTCCCCAGTCGGCATTTTTGTCGGTGCTGCAAACAGACACCGATTAG
- a CDS encoding fumarylacetoacetate hydrolase family protein, protein MIFDIPTIIENISEDITLIPGDIIATGTPAGVGIFRNPPVVLKPGNVVECRIEKIGSIINEVVTKLEI, encoded by the coding sequence ATGATTTTTGATATCCCCACCATTATCGAAAACATCAGCGAAGATATCACCCTGATTCCGGGTGACATCATTGCTACCGGAACGCCGGCCGGAGTAGGAATCTTCAGGAATCCGCCGGTGGTTCTGAAACCCGGCAACGTGGTCGAATGCCGCATCGAAAAGATCGGCTCGATTATCAACGAAGTTGTAACGAAACTGGAAATCTGA
- a CDS encoding diguanylate cyclase has protein sequence MADHILIVDDDAAIRDSMQQFMERSGFNTFTASSAEETLQLLKTNSVEVIITDIILPGKDGLMLTDAVKKKYNIDVIVMTGYSGNYSYEEAISKGASDFVFKPVRFEEVLLRLKRVLRERQLTKERVQILGKLEKLAITDGLTTLYNLRHFYNQLEIEVGRSNRYGHSLGLLLLDIDHFKVYNDSFGHLEGDKVLIRLGQIIRSCLRTMDSAYRYGGEEFTIILPETGGEEAKTVAHRIRNAVKAAIFFPEPDKPQHVTISVGVTEYCNKEELTTFIQRADKAMYLSKLAGRNKVSSLFAEQA, from the coding sequence ATGGCAGATCATATATTAATCGTTGATGACGATGCCGCTATCAGAGACTCGATGCAGCAGTTTATGGAGAGATCCGGATTCAACACCTTCACGGCTTCAAGTGCGGAAGAAACGCTCCAACTATTAAAAACAAATTCTGTAGAAGTCATTATCACAGATATCATTCTGCCCGGCAAAGACGGCCTGATGCTTACCGACGCGGTTAAAAAAAAATATAATATTGATGTCATCGTCATGACTGGCTACAGCGGCAATTATTCCTATGAAGAGGCCATCAGTAAAGGCGCAAGCGATTTTGTCTTTAAACCGGTACGTTTCGAAGAAGTGCTGCTGAGATTAAAAAGGGTGTTGAGAGAACGTCAACTCACCAAAGAGCGCGTCCAGATATTAGGGAAGCTGGAAAAACTCGCCATCACCGACGGCCTCACAACGCTCTACAATTTAAGGCATTTTTATAACCAACTGGAAATTGAAGTCGGCAGGTCCAACCGTTACGGCCATTCACTCGGGCTTCTGCTTTTAGACATTGATCACTTCAAAGTTTACAATGATAGCTTTGGGCACCTTGAAGGCGACAAGGTGCTGATCAGGCTTGGCCAAATCATTCGATCATGTCTGCGCACAATGGACTCCGCCTATAGATACGGCGGAGAGGAATTTACGATTATCCTGCCTGAAACCGGCGGTGAAGAGGCCAAAACGGTTGCCCACAGGATTAGAAACGCAGTAAAAGCTGCAATTTTTTTCCCGGAACCGGATAAACCCCAACATGTCACCATAAGTGTCGGTGTTACCGAATATTGCAACAAAGAAGAGCTGACAACATTTATCCAACGGGCTGACAAAGCAATGTATCTTTCAAAACTGGCCGGCCGCAACAAAGTCTCCTCCTTGTTTGCCGAACAAGCTTAA
- a CDS encoding 3-isopropylmalate dehydratase large subunit, with the protein MGRTIAEKIFDAHHLDSPSEGIHVLRLDAVFCHEITTPVAINDLVGRNKDRVFDPAKIKAVIDHVSPAKDSKTALQGKILRDWARRHNIRDFFDIGRNGICHALFPEKGFVRPGYTVIMGDSHTCTHGAFGAFAAGVGTTDLEVGILKGICAFRYPATIKINIFGRLAEGVYAKDVILSIIGRLGVNGATNKVIEFSGPVVDAMSMESRMTLCNMAVEAGGTSGICRPDMTTVEYLWEFIKDDYSTQQDALQAFQTFSSDPDARYDQVIDHDISSLEPLASFGYKPDQVKPVREMEGLKVDQIYIGSCTNGRIEDLRVAARVLAGKKISDQVRGVVSPATTEVFRRAMAEGILKTFMDAGFCVTNATCGACLGMSNGVLAEGEVCAATTNRNFNGRMGKGGMVHLMSPATAAATAIAGYITNSELYKKSG; encoded by the coding sequence ATGGGTCGGACCATCGCTGAAAAGATTTTTGACGCTCACCATCTGGACAGCCCCTCGGAAGGTATTCATGTCCTGCGCCTGGATGCTGTCTTTTGCCATGAAATTACTACACCAGTCGCGATCAACGACCTGGTCGGCCGGAACAAGGACCGGGTGTTTGATCCGGCCAAAATCAAAGCCGTGATCGACCATGTTTCGCCGGCAAAGGATTCAAAGACCGCCCTGCAGGGTAAAATCCTCAGAGACTGGGCCCGGCGCCACAACATTCGGGATTTTTTTGATATCGGCCGCAACGGCATCTGCCATGCCCTGTTTCCGGAAAAAGGTTTCGTACGTCCGGGCTATACGGTCATCATGGGAGACTCTCATACCTGTACCCATGGTGCCTTCGGTGCCTTTGCCGCCGGTGTCGGGACGACCGACCTTGAGGTGGGAATTCTCAAAGGTATTTGTGCGTTTCGCTATCCCGCAACCATCAAGATCAACATCTTCGGCCGCTTGGCTGAAGGCGTTTATGCCAAGGATGTGATCCTTTCTATCATCGGTCGTTTGGGCGTCAACGGCGCCACCAACAAAGTCATAGAGTTTAGCGGACCGGTTGTGGATGCCATGAGCATGGAGTCCCGCATGACGCTCTGCAATATGGCGGTTGAAGCCGGGGGAACCTCCGGGATTTGCCGGCCGGACATGACAACCGTTGAATATCTCTGGGAATTTATTAAGGACGACTATTCCACGCAACAGGATGCGCTTCAAGCCTTTCAGACCTTTTCTTCCGACCCGGATGCCCGCTACGACCAGGTGATCGATCATGATATCAGCAGCCTGGAACCCCTGGCGAGTTTCGGGTACAAACCCGACCAGGTCAAACCCGTTAGAGAGATGGAGGGTCTTAAGGTTGATCAGATATATATCGGTTCATGTACCAACGGCAGGATCGAAGATCTCAGGGTTGCCGCCCGGGTGCTTGCAGGCAAAAAAATTAGCGATCAGGTCCGGGGTGTTGTTTCGCCGGCTACAACAGAGGTCTTTCGCCGGGCCATGGCAGAAGGTATTTTGAAAACGTTTATGGATGCAGGCTTCTGCGTCACCAATGCGACCTGCGGTGCCTGTCTGGGCATGAGCAACGGTGTGCTGGCTGAAGGTGAAGTCTGCGCGGCAACTACCAACCGGAATTTCAACGGCCGGATGGGCAAAGGCGGGATGGTGCACCTCATGAGTCCGGCCACCGCCGCCGCCACCGCCATTGCCGGTTATATTACGAATTCCGAATTGTACAAGAAATCCGGTTAG